From the genome of Bradyrhizobium elkanii USDA 76, one region includes:
- a CDS encoding AzlC family ABC transporter permease → MALPPLDSPQWHTSFRAFLWGARSIGATVLTLVLFATYLGIGALAHDSGFSLGWTLASTAFVWAGPAQIIVITTLGSGATVLQSAIAVTVSAIRLFPMVVSVLPMMRTEQTKRRHLILVAHLTAVTLWVECFRFLPQVPRNRRIAFIHGLGLGLVSVCLIANTIGYMLAANLTPLFAAGMLMLTPLAFLFSTARNCRELADVIALVLGLLLFPLAAMLNSGVDILVSGVVAGTIAYAVHRARAGIVGARA, encoded by the coding sequence GTGGCGCTTCCTCCGCTCGATTCTCCGCAATGGCACACCTCGTTCCGCGCCTTCCTGTGGGGTGCGCGGTCGATCGGCGCGACCGTGCTGACCCTGGTGCTGTTTGCGACCTATCTTGGCATCGGCGCGCTGGCGCATGATTCCGGCTTCTCGCTGGGCTGGACCCTGGCGAGCACCGCCTTCGTCTGGGCAGGGCCCGCGCAGATCATCGTGATCACGACGCTCGGCTCCGGCGCCACGGTGCTGCAATCGGCAATCGCGGTCACCGTCAGCGCGATCCGCCTGTTCCCGATGGTGGTCTCGGTGTTGCCGATGATGCGCACCGAACAGACCAAGCGGCGGCATCTGATCCTGGTGGCGCATCTCACCGCCGTGACGCTGTGGGTCGAGTGCTTCCGCTTCCTGCCGCAGGTGCCGCGCAACCGGCGGATCGCCTTCATCCACGGGCTCGGCTTGGGGCTGGTCTCGGTCTGCCTGATCGCCAACACGATCGGTTACATGCTCGCGGCCAATCTCACGCCGCTGTTCGCCGCCGGCATGCTGATGCTGACGCCGCTCGCCTTCCTGTTCTCCACGGCACGCAATTGCCGCGAACTCGCCGATGTCATCGCGCTGGTGCTCGGCCTATTGTTGTTCCCGCTGGCCGCGATGCTGAACAGCGGCGTCGACATCCTGGTCAGCGGGGTCGTCGCAGGCACCATTGCCTATGCCGTGCACCGGGCGAGGGCGGGCATCGTCGGGGCGCGTGCATGA
- a CDS encoding AzlD domain-containing protein, whose protein sequence is MIGFIGDWHALAILFVAGVIPNQIWRMLGLWFGGGIDENSELLVWVRAVATAILAGIIAQIVVQPPGALASVPDWLRYGAVAAGFVVFMLGRKSIFAGVIAGEIVMIAGKYWLG, encoded by the coding sequence ATGATCGGTTTCATCGGCGACTGGCACGCGCTTGCAATCCTGTTCGTCGCGGGCGTCATTCCCAACCAGATCTGGCGCATGCTCGGCCTGTGGTTCGGCGGCGGCATCGACGAGAACTCCGAACTCTTGGTCTGGGTGAGGGCGGTCGCCACCGCGATCCTCGCCGGGATCATCGCGCAGATCGTGGTGCAGCCGCCGGGCGCGCTCGCCAGCGTGCCGGATTGGCTACGCTACGGCGCCGTCGCCGCGGGCTTTGTCGTGTTCATGCTGGGGAGGAAATCGATCTTCGCCGGCGTGATCGCAGGCGAAATCGTCATGATCGCAGGCAAATACTGGCTCGGCTGA
- a CDS encoding Bug family tripartite tricarboxylate transporter substrate binding protein gives MQRRASSLFIVVLTALLAATLPARAADYPTRPIKLVVPYAAGGPTDVLGRIVGEYLGRDLKQVVVVENKAGAQGAIGAEAVARSDPDGYTLFVTAASIFVLNPLLYKKLPYDPARDFRLLSVITDAPMIMEVHPSVPARTIAEFVVYAKKNPGKLNFGSAGTGGTVHLAGEMFKQMAGVEMTHVPYKGAGPALQDLLSGNIQLMFDTLGTALPPVKSGMLRPLGVSSTERIPDLPDLPTIAESGYPDYAVSVWYGIAAPSKVPDDVAGKVKASLDRALNDEAFRASLLKIGFPPLHAKSQAEIDEFVNTDRARWAGVVKALNISLD, from the coding sequence ATGCAGCGGCGCGCATCATCGCTATTCATTGTTGTTCTGACGGCGTTGCTGGCGGCGACGCTGCCGGCGCGTGCCGCGGACTATCCGACGCGACCGATCAAGCTCGTGGTGCCCTATGCCGCGGGCGGGCCGACTGACGTGCTCGGCCGCATCGTCGGCGAATATCTCGGGCGCGATCTCAAGCAGGTGGTCGTGGTCGAGAACAAGGCCGGCGCGCAGGGCGCGATCGGCGCCGAAGCCGTGGCGCGCTCCGATCCCGACGGCTACACGCTGTTCGTGACGGCGGCCTCGATCTTCGTGCTCAATCCGCTGCTCTACAAAAAGCTGCCCTACGATCCGGCCAGGGATTTTCGCCTGCTGTCTGTCATCACGGATGCGCCGATGATCATGGAGGTGCATCCCTCGGTGCCGGCCAGGACGATCGCGGAGTTCGTGGTCTATGCCAAGAAGAATCCCGGGAAGCTCAATTTCGGATCGGCCGGCACCGGCGGCACGGTTCATCTCGCCGGCGAGATGTTCAAGCAGATGGCCGGCGTCGAGATGACCCACGTGCCCTACAAGGGCGCCGGACCCGCGCTGCAGGATTTGCTGTCAGGCAACATCCAGCTGATGTTCGACACGCTCGGCACCGCGCTGCCGCCGGTCAAATCGGGCATGCTGCGGCCGCTCGGCGTCAGCTCGACCGAGCGCATCCCCGATTTGCCCGATCTGCCGACGATCGCCGAGAGCGGCTATCCCGATTATGCGGTCAGCGTCTGGTATGGTATCGCAGCGCCGTCGAAGGTGCCTGACGACGTGGCAGGCAAGGTCAAGGCGAGCCTCGACCGGGCCTTGAACGACGAGGCGTTCCGCGCTTCGCTGCTCAAGATCGGCTTCCCGCCGCTGCACGCGAAGAGCCAGGCCGAGATCGACGAGTTCGTGAATACCGATCGCGCGCGGTGGGCGGGCGTGGTCAAGGCGCTGAACATATCGCTGGATTGA
- the tsaA gene encoding tRNA (N6-threonylcarbamoyladenosine(37)-N6)-methyltransferase TrmO yields the protein MVREMELRQGEVAVDMPTARDAALVFIGRIRTPWTSRLATPRQGRHDGPVCRLEIFEPWVAAIKGVDFYSNLEVLYWLHQSRRDIVLQSPKNNGNTRGTFSLRSPVRPNPIGTSIVKLVGVEGNVILVRGLDCLDETPLIDVKPDRCEFTPLAPPQAGDFETE from the coding sequence ATGGTACGTGAAATGGAACTGCGCCAGGGCGAGGTCGCCGTCGACATGCCGACGGCGCGCGATGCCGCGCTCGTCTTCATCGGCCGCATCCGCACGCCCTGGACCTCGCGGCTGGCGACGCCGCGGCAGGGGCGGCATGACGGCCCGGTGTGCCGGCTCGAGATTTTCGAGCCCTGGGTCGCGGCGATCAAGGGCGTCGATTTCTATTCAAATCTCGAGGTGCTGTACTGGCTGCACCAGTCGCGCCGCGACATTGTGCTGCAAAGCCCGAAGAACAACGGCAATACCCGCGGCACCTTCTCGCTGCGCTCGCCGGTACGCCCCAACCCGATCGGCACCTCGATCGTCAAGCTGGTCGGCGTCGAGGGCAACGTCATTTTGGTGCGCGGCCTCGACTGCCTCGACGAGACGCCGCTGATCGACGTCAAGCCCGACCGCTGCGAGTTCACCCCGCTGGCCCCGCCGCAGGCGGGGGACTTCGAGACGGAGTAG
- a CDS encoding HIT family protein — translation MPAAYDSNNIFAKILRGELPCYKVYEDEHVFAFLDIMPRSPGHTLVIPKAPARNILDIKPDDYAHVARASHKIAAAAMKAFEADGITVQQFNEPAGGQVVFHLHMHVMPRKDGVALLPPASHKEDGKVLEASAAKLIAALK, via the coding sequence ATGCCCGCCGCCTACGACAGCAACAACATCTTCGCAAAGATCCTGCGCGGCGAGCTGCCTTGCTACAAGGTCTATGAGGACGAGCACGTGTTCGCCTTCCTCGACATCATGCCGCGCTCGCCGGGGCATACGCTCGTCATTCCGAAGGCCCCTGCCCGTAACATCCTCGACATCAAGCCCGACGACTACGCGCACGTCGCGCGCGCATCGCACAAGATCGCCGCCGCCGCGATGAAGGCGTTCGAAGCCGACGGCATCACCGTGCAGCAATTCAACGAGCCAGCCGGCGGCCAAGTCGTGTTCCATCTGCACATGCACGTCATGCCGCGCAAGGACGGCGTCGCGCTGCTGCCGCCTGCGAGCCACAAGGAAGACGGCAAGGTGCTGGAGGCGAGCGCGGCGAAGCTGATCGCGGCGTTGAAGTAG
- a CDS encoding GNAT family N-acetyltransferase — protein sequence MASSEITLEAVADIGGIPAAEWDACANPKADADSIHNLDTLASPGSANDCQTAASSSYNPFVSHAFFAAAEASNSACPRTGWGPRHLVAKLDGRIVGVVPCYLKSHSQGEYVFDRGWAEAYHRAGGSYYPKLQVSVPFTPATGPRLLIRDGVDREVIGSALARGLRALCNATEASSVHVTFAREDEARFLGAHGFLQRTDQQFHWHNGGYKTFDDFLGSLNSRHRKGIKRERREAVAAGITIHWLTGSDITEDAWDAFFEFYMETGSRKWGRPYLTREFFSLIGETMSRDVLLVMAKRNGRWIAGAINFIGSDTLFGRNWGAIEHHPFLHFEVCYYQAIDFAVQRGLKVVEAGAQGEHKLARGYLPQTTYSAHFIADPGLRRAIADYLKRERDYVAEVGRELAEAGPFRKTVDDDA from the coding sequence ATGGCGTCTTCTGAAATCACCCTAGAGGCTGTAGCTGACATCGGCGGCATTCCGGCCGCCGAATGGGACGCCTGCGCCAATCCCAAGGCGGACGCGGACAGCATCCATAACCTCGACACGCTGGCCTCGCCCGGCTCCGCAAACGATTGCCAGACCGCCGCAAGTTCGAGCTATAACCCGTTCGTTTCCCACGCCTTTTTCGCTGCCGCCGAAGCCTCCAATTCGGCCTGCCCGCGGACCGGCTGGGGCCCGCGGCATCTGGTCGCCAAACTCGATGGCCGGATCGTCGGCGTCGTGCCCTGCTATCTGAAATCGCATTCGCAGGGCGAATACGTGTTCGATCGCGGCTGGGCCGAGGCCTATCACCGCGCCGGCGGCAGCTATTACCCGAAGCTCCAGGTGTCCGTCCCCTTCACGCCCGCGACCGGACCGCGGCTGTTGATCCGTGACGGCGTCGACCGCGAGGTGATCGGCTCGGCGCTGGCGCGAGGCCTGCGGGCACTCTGCAACGCCACCGAGGCCTCCTCCGTGCATGTGACGTTCGCCCGCGAGGACGAGGCCAGGTTCCTCGGCGCACATGGTTTCCTGCAGCGGACCGACCAGCAGTTCCACTGGCACAATGGGGGCTACAAGACCTTCGACGACTTTCTCGGCTCGCTGAACTCGCGCCACCGCAAGGGCATCAAGCGCGAGCGTCGCGAGGCGGTTGCCGCCGGGATCACCATCCACTGGCTGACCGGTTCCGACATCACCGAGGACGCCTGGGATGCGTTCTTCGAGTTCTACATGGAGACCGGGTCGCGCAAATGGGGCCGGCCGTATCTGACCCGAGAATTCTTCTCGCTGATCGGCGAGACGATGAGCCGGGACGTGCTGCTGGTGATGGCCAAGCGCAACGGCCGCTGGATCGCGGGTGCGATCAACTTCATCGGCTCCGACACGCTGTTCGGCCGCAACTGGGGCGCGATCGAGCACCACCCGTTCCTGCATTTCGAGGTCTGCTACTATCAGGCGATCGATTTCGCGGTTCAGCGCGGGCTCAAGGTGGTCGAGGCCGGCGCGCAGGGCGAGCACAAGCTGGCGCGCGGCTACCTGCCGCAGACCACCTATTCGGCGCATTTCATCGCCGATCCCGGACTGCGCCGGGCGATCGCCGATTACCTCAAGCGCGAGCGCGACTATGTCGCCGAGGTCGGCCGCGAGCTCGCCGAGGCCGGCCCGTTCCGCAAGACGGTCGACGACGACGCTTGA
- a CDS encoding glycerophosphodiester phosphodiesterase: protein MRAPDWLTKRPVAHRGLHDAARGIIENMPAAATAAVAGNFAIECDIQLTADGEAMVHHDDALGRLTEGSGLLATKTAAELKAVRFKDTAEQMMTLGDLCALVAGRVPLVVEVKSHFDGDRKLVRRMAEVLASYSGPVVGMSFDPDQVLALREIMPNLPRGITAQRTYDDGHWDKLTPAQRDSMLYLRHGFTTEPHFVAYWVNQLPAPEPWIARNVFGCPLLAWTVRTAEQRERAARYADQIIFEGFVPGT from the coding sequence ATGCGCGCGCCTGATTGGCTGACGAAACGGCCGGTCGCCCATCGCGGCCTGCATGATGCCGCGCGCGGCATCATCGAGAACATGCCGGCCGCGGCCACCGCCGCGGTCGCCGGCAATTTTGCCATCGAGTGCGATATCCAGCTCACCGCCGACGGCGAGGCCATGGTGCATCACGACGATGCGCTCGGCCGCCTCACCGAGGGCTCGGGCCTGCTGGCGACCAAGACGGCGGCCGAGCTGAAGGCCGTCAGGTTCAAGGACACCGCCGAGCAGATGATGACGCTCGGCGATCTCTGCGCGCTGGTCGCCGGCCGCGTGCCGCTGGTGGTCGAGGTGAAGAGCCATTTCGACGGCGACCGCAAGCTGGTGCGGCGGATGGCCGAGGTGCTGGCGTCCTATTCCGGCCCGGTGGTCGGCATGTCCTTCGATCCCGACCAGGTGCTGGCACTGCGCGAGATCATGCCGAACCTGCCGCGCGGCATCACCGCCCAGCGCACCTATGACGACGGCCATTGGGACAAGCTGACGCCGGCGCAGCGCGACAGCATGCTGTACCTGCGGCACGGCTTTACGACCGAGCCGCATTTCGTCGCCTATTGGGTCAACCAGCTGCCGGCGCCGGAGCCGTGGATCGCCCGCAACGTCTTCGGCTGTCCGCTGCTGGCCTGGACTGTCCGAACCGCGGAACAGCGCGAGCGTGCGGCGCGCTACGCCGACCAGATAATTTTCGAGGGGTTTGTGCCGGGAACCTGA
- a CDS encoding RidA family protein codes for MAGTVEQKLASQGITLPEPTSPVANYVPFVRSGNLLFVSGQVCFNAEGKLIAKGKLGAGVTLEQGAAAARGCAINLLAQIKAALGDLDKVVRVVRLGGFINSAPDFFDGPKVLNGASDLMVEAFGDKGRHARTTVGVASLPADAAVEVEGVFEVA; via the coding sequence ATGGCGGGTACCGTCGAACAAAAACTGGCGTCACAGGGCATCACACTTCCGGAGCCGACCTCCCCGGTCGCAAACTATGTCCCCTTCGTCCGGAGCGGAAACCTGCTGTTCGTCTCGGGCCAGGTCTGCTTCAACGCCGAGGGCAAGCTGATCGCCAAGGGCAAGCTCGGTGCCGGTGTCACGCTCGAACAGGGCGCCGCTGCCGCGCGCGGCTGCGCAATCAACCTGCTGGCCCAGATCAAGGCCGCGCTCGGCGATCTCGACAAGGTGGTGCGCGTGGTGCGGCTCGGCGGCTTCATCAATTCGGCGCCCGACTTCTTCGACGGGCCGAAGGTGCTGAACGGCGCCTCCGACCTGATGGTCGAAGCATTCGGCGACAAGGGCCGCCATGCCCGCACCACCGTCGGCGTCGCCTCGCTGCCCGCGGACGCCGCGGTCGAAGTCGAAGGCGTGTTCGAAGTCGCCTGA
- a CDS encoding cell envelope integrity EipB family protein, with amino-acid sequence MTLPFRTPSRALVFAIAVAAGSGLVQGPAVAAASGPFLAHQALYDLSLVKSRGSNSVSDARGRILYNFSGNSCEGYTSEFRQVSELDSGEGKVTLSDLRSTSWEDASGKSYRFKIDTRMNDSESSPVDGIAERVGDHITVKLTQPVKKTFNIDGKIVFPTEQIQHIIAAARDGKSVLEQTVYDGSDNGEKIYNTLTVIGRPIAGDRAPSSPDPSTASNAMKAMTRWPVTVSYYDSDARAKDGEQTPVYAMSFELYENGVSRALVLDYNDFVISGALDKFDVRDSKPCK; translated from the coding sequence ATGACCCTGCCGTTCCGGACTCCGTCGCGTGCCCTGGTGTTTGCGATCGCCGTTGCCGCAGGATCCGGCCTGGTTCAGGGGCCCGCGGTCGCGGCGGCAAGCGGGCCGTTTCTCGCGCATCAGGCGCTCTACGACCTCAGCCTGGTGAAGTCGCGCGGCTCCAACTCGGTGAGCGATGCGCGCGGGCGCATCCTCTACAATTTCTCCGGCAACTCCTGCGAAGGCTATACCTCCGAATTCCGCCAGGTGTCCGAGCTCGACAGCGGCGAAGGCAAGGTGACGCTATCAGATCTTCGCTCGACGTCCTGGGAGGACGCGTCGGGCAAAAGCTACCGCTTCAAGATCGACACGCGGATGAACGACAGCGAATCGTCGCCGGTCGACGGCATCGCCGAGCGGGTCGGCGATCATATCACCGTGAAGCTGACCCAGCCGGTGAAGAAGACGTTCAATATCGACGGCAAGATCGTGTTCCCGACCGAGCAAATCCAGCACATCATCGCTGCCGCCCGCGATGGCAAATCGGTGCTCGAGCAAACCGTCTATGACGGCTCCGACAACGGCGAGAAGATCTACAACACGCTGACCGTGATCGGGCGGCCGATCGCGGGCGATCGCGCGCCGTCATCGCCTGATCCGTCGACGGCGAGCAATGCGATGAAGGCGATGACGCGCTGGCCCGTGACGGTGAGCTATTACGACAGCGACGCGCGCGCGAAGGACGGCGAGCAGACGCCGGTCTACGCGATGTCGTTCGAGCTCTACGAGAACGGCGTCTCTCGCGCGCTGGTACTGGATTACAACGATTTCGTGATCTCGGGCGCGCTCGACAAATTCGACGTCAGGGATTCCAAGCCCTGCAAGTGA
- a CDS encoding RidA family protein: MSELNHLRPSGLHHNPAYSHVVVASGARTIYISGQVSVDEEGRVVGAGDLAAQTTQVMQNLGMALKAAGAGYSNIVKITTFVVGYKPELRPIIGKARSAFFEGMEPPASTLVGVTALAAPEWLIEIEAVAVTD, from the coding sequence ATGAGCGAGCTCAACCATCTTCGCCCCAGCGGCCTGCATCACAATCCGGCTTACTCCCACGTTGTCGTCGCCTCCGGCGCGCGCACGATCTACATTTCGGGACAGGTCTCCGTCGACGAGGAGGGCCGCGTGGTCGGCGCCGGCGATCTCGCCGCGCAGACGACGCAGGTGATGCAGAACCTCGGCATGGCGCTGAAGGCCGCCGGGGCCGGCTATTCCAATATCGTCAAGATCACGACCTTCGTCGTCGGCTACAAGCCGGAGCTCCGCCCGATCATCGGCAAGGCACGCTCGGCATTCTTCGAGGGCATGGAGCCGCCGGCCTCTACGCTGGTCGGCGTCACCGCGCTCGCGGCGCCGGAATGGCTGATCGAGATCGAGGCGGTGGCGGTCACGGATTGA
- a CDS encoding DNA polymerase IV → MGARRAVTTAAAASDGPLSFCRDCLGDLDIKVKRCSHCGSPRLVRHRALPALALAHIDCDAFYATVEKRDNPEIADRPVIIGGGKRGVVSAACYIARTYGVRSAMPMFKALELCPDATVIPPDMAKYVRVGREVRQAMQALTPLVEPLSIDEAFLDLAGTQRVHGMIPAKVLAKFARDVERDIGITVSVGLSCNKFLAKIASDLDKPRGFAALDQDEAREMLASKPVGFIYGVGPATQEKLVQRGFRIIADLQRADENELMKQFASEGRRLWRLARGIDDRSVVADRGAKTISSETTFETDIRDFATLEKLLWKLSEKVSARLKTSELSGCTITLKLKTADFRQRTRSQSIQTPTQLAAKIFAVSREMLAKEIDGTAFRLMGTGVSALRPGAQANDSDMLDRRSAHAERAMDNLRKKFGNAAVIRGIAYEGPGKSAEEQ, encoded by the coding sequence ATGGGAGCGCGACGTGCCGTGACGACGGCAGCGGCAGCTTCCGACGGCCCCCTCAGTTTCTGCCGAGACTGCCTCGGCGATCTCGATATCAAGGTGAAGCGGTGCAGCCATTGCGGCTCGCCGCGGCTGGTGCGTCATCGCGCCCTGCCCGCGCTGGCGCTGGCGCATATCGACTGCGACGCGTTCTATGCCACCGTCGAGAAGCGCGACAATCCTGAGATCGCCGATCGCCCGGTCATCATCGGCGGCGGCAAGCGCGGTGTGGTGTCCGCCGCCTGCTACATCGCCCGCACCTACGGCGTCCGCTCGGCGATGCCGATGTTCAAGGCTCTGGAACTCTGCCCGGACGCGACCGTGATTCCGCCGGACATGGCGAAGTATGTCCGGGTCGGGCGCGAGGTGCGGCAGGCGATGCAGGCACTGACGCCGCTGGTCGAGCCGCTGTCGATCGACGAGGCCTTCCTCGATCTCGCCGGCACGCAGCGCGTCCACGGCATGATCCCGGCCAAGGTGCTCGCCAAATTCGCCCGGGACGTCGAGCGCGACATCGGTATCACGGTGTCGGTCGGGCTGTCCTGCAACAAGTTCCTCGCCAAGATCGCCTCCGACCTCGACAAGCCGAGGGGCTTTGCTGCGCTCGACCAGGACGAGGCGCGCGAGATGCTGGCGAGCAAGCCGGTCGGGTTCATCTACGGCGTCGGCCCTGCGACCCAGGAGAAGCTGGTGCAGCGCGGCTTCCGCATCATCGCCGACCTGCAGCGCGCCGACGAGAACGAATTGATGAAGCAGTTCGCGAGCGAAGGCCGCCGGCTGTGGCGACTGGCGCGCGGCATCGACGACCGCAGCGTGGTCGCCGACCGCGGCGCCAAGACGATATCGAGCGAGACCACGTTCGAGACCGACATCCGCGACTTCGCGACGCTGGAGAAACTGCTCTGGAAACTGTCCGAGAAGGTCTCGGCGCGGCTGAAGACCAGCGAGCTCTCGGGCTGCACCATCACGCTGAAGCTGAAGACCGCGGACTTCCGCCAGCGCACCCGCTCGCAATCGATCCAGACCCCGACCCAGCTTGCCGCCAAGATCTTTGCGGTCTCGCGCGAGATGCTTGCAAAGGAAATCGACGGCACCGCTTTCCGCCTGATGGGCACCGGCGTCAGCGCGCTGCGCCCGGGCGCGCAGGCCAATGATTCCGACATGCTCGACCGCCGCTCGGCGCACGCCGAACGCGCGATGGACAATCTGCGCAAGAAGTTCGGCAATGCCGCCGTGATCAGGGGCATTGCCTATGAGGGGCCGGGGAAGAGCGCGGAGGAGCAGTAG
- a CDS encoding DUF3572 domain-containing protein — protein sequence MKKPVHNPREVAEIVAIQALGFIAGDPERLGLFLAETGIGPETLRNAASDPQFLASVLDFVMRDDATVTAFAKASELHPTNIAAAHQALGDPKWERDVP from the coding sequence TTGAAAAAGCCTGTTCACAACCCCCGGGAAGTTGCTGAAATCGTTGCGATTCAGGCGCTCGGCTTCATTGCCGGCGATCCTGAGCGGCTGGGCCTGTTCCTGGCCGAAACCGGAATCGGTCCAGAGACGCTGCGGAACGCTGCGTCCGATCCTCAATTTCTTGCGAGCGTGCTCGATTTCGTGATGCGCGACGACGCCACCGTGACGGCGTTTGCCAAGGCCTCGGAACTGCACCCGACCAATATCGCCGCCGCCCATCAGGCGCTGGGCGACCCGAAATGGGAGCGCGACGTGCCGTGA
- a CDS encoding response regulator yields the protein MAKTVLIVEDNELNMKLFRDLLEAHGYQTSGTSNGFEALDLVRKLRPDLILMDIQLPQVSGLEVTRWIKDDPDLRTIPVVAVTAFAMKGDEERIREGGCEAYLSKPISVGKFIETVRRFIG from the coding sequence ATGGCCAAAACCGTCCTGATCGTGGAGGACAACGAGCTCAACATGAAGCTCTTTCGCGATCTGTTGGAAGCGCACGGCTATCAGACTTCGGGCACCAGCAATGGCTTCGAAGCGCTCGATCTCGTCCGCAAGCTGCGCCCCGACCTTATCCTGATGGACATCCAGCTACCCCAGGTTTCCGGTCTCGAGGTCACGCGCTGGATCAAGGACGATCCCGATCTGCGCACGATTCCGGTGGTCGCGGTCACCGCCTTCGCCATGAAGGGCGACGAAGAACGCATCCGCGAGGGCGGCTGCGAAGCCTATTTGTCCAAGCCGATCTCGGTCGGCAAATTTATTGAGACTGTCCGACGCTTTATCGGATAG